A genomic window from Camelina sativa cultivar DH55 chromosome 2, Cs, whole genome shotgun sequence includes:
- the LOC104714544 gene encoding uncharacterized protein LOC104714544 encodes MKNEGRQQGVVRTGMIHPRGFNQRPTNPPPANGVKVSSSTTSQSNIIGVSERSKYSNCHVSPAIKTGHKSKGRRKSQPTSCWSDEKLDRLIGSDSSSAQDILDTLCDEEDDEH; translated from the coding sequence ATGAAGAATGAAGGTCGTCAGCAAGGCGTCGTAAGGACGGGAATGATTCATCCGCGGGGCTTTAATCAGCGACCCACAAACCCACCACCAGCTAATGGAGTCAAAGTGTCATCATCTACTACCAGCCAGTCAAACATCATCGGAGTAAGTGAGCGGTCCAAGTACAGTAATTGCCACGTGTCGCCGGCTATCAAGACTGGCCACAAATCTAAAGGTCGCCGTAAGTCACAACCGACAAGTTGCTGGAGTGATGAGAAGCTAGACCGGCTCATCGGGTCGGACTCTTCGTCCGCTCAGGATATTTTGGATACATtatgtgatgaagaagatgatgagcaTTAA